In Actinomadura citrea, a single window of DNA contains:
- a CDS encoding S16 family serine protease, with amino-acid sequence MGRRVLYGVVAAVVVLAVFGMSGSPYNRVGPGPAIEVGRPEGGSWSVMTSRVQRSNWLQWGKAELTGEHVIRDAGRGRGGGGPAPGGDAMSTAQTHAALVAAQLAARRAPLSAAGLQVGAVGGPARDGGLRPGDVLLAAGTADRLIPLRAPADLETATAGRATVHVLVVPRTSADAWGSAEVRRMPVARLAGTEAGPTVALTAYPLGPVEGPSAGLILALARLDALTPGDLTGGHRVAGTGAIGLGGAVTGVGDVPEKVRAAVKARMDVFFVPVWQRSAAVEAAKGTGLRIVPVRTVTEAVDRLCADGGRAPLC; translated from the coding sequence GTGGGGCGCCGTGTGCTGTACGGCGTGGTCGCGGCCGTCGTCGTCCTGGCCGTCTTCGGGATGAGCGGCTCACCGTACAACCGCGTCGGTCCCGGCCCGGCGATCGAGGTCGGCCGCCCGGAGGGCGGGTCCTGGTCGGTCATGACGTCCCGCGTCCAGCGCAGCAACTGGCTCCAGTGGGGAAAGGCCGAGCTCACCGGGGAACACGTGATCCGGGACGCCGGGCGCGGGCGCGGCGGCGGCGGTCCGGCGCCGGGCGGCGACGCGATGAGCACCGCGCAGACGCACGCCGCGCTGGTCGCCGCCCAGCTGGCCGCCCGCCGGGCGCCCCTGAGCGCCGCCGGCCTCCAGGTCGGCGCGGTCGGCGGACCGGCCCGGGACGGCGGCCTGCGCCCCGGCGACGTCCTCCTCGCGGCGGGCACGGCCGACCGCCTGATCCCGCTGCGCGCCCCGGCCGACCTGGAGACGGCGACCGCCGGGCGCGCGACCGTGCACGTCCTCGTCGTCCCGCGCACGTCCGCCGACGCGTGGGGGAGCGCCGAGGTCCGGCGGATGCCCGTCGCCCGGCTCGCCGGGACGGAGGCCGGCCCCACCGTCGCGCTCACCGCCTACCCGCTCGGTCCCGTCGAGGGGCCGTCGGCCGGGCTCATCCTGGCGCTGGCCCGCCTCGACGCGCTCACCCCGGGCGACCTGACCGGCGGGCACCGCGTCGCCGGGACCGGCGCGATCGGACTCGGCGGGGCCGTGACGGGCGTCGGCGATGTCCCCGAGAAGGTGCGCGCGGCGGTGAAGGCGCGCATGGACGTGTTCTTCGTGCCGGTCTGGCAGCGGTCCGCCGCGGTCGAGGCGGCCAAGGGCACCGGCCTGCGGATCGTGCCGGTCCGCACGGTGACGGAGGCCGTCGACCGGCTCTGCGCCGACGGAGGCCGCGCTCCGCTCTGCTGA